A genomic window from Sulfurospirillum diekertiae includes:
- a CDS encoding efflux RND transporter periplasmic adaptor subunit has protein sequence MKSLHVKSVLLCFMMSAALHATSLTLSGSVISENQKSLSSRYMGYVKRVYVNEGDVVKKGALLYSIDSKEVDTAREQSDLAIAQAELSLSTVENQYANAKLNLERYERLLAKDMVSKYEVENLELATTNLKATVEIARKQVASAKQKRQEVQNQYQYLNIKAPNESVVIEKHIKEGEMALSGVTTVVLADLSALKVTTEIAESYLGRVKVGDIARVEVPSIGCISEGKIEAIIPSSNPMAHTFKMKLSFTCKDAKAYPGMYAVVNVGE, from the coding sequence GTGAAATCTTTACATGTAAAGAGTGTCTTACTCTGTTTTATGATGAGTGCGGCGCTTCATGCCACAAGTCTAACCCTCAGCGGTAGCGTTATATCGGAGAATCAAAAGAGTCTCTCTAGCCGTTATATGGGCTATGTCAAGCGTGTGTATGTCAATGAAGGCGATGTGGTGAAAAAAGGGGCATTGCTGTACAGCATTGACTCTAAAGAGGTGGACACAGCACGGGAGCAAAGTGATCTTGCTATCGCGCAAGCAGAGCTTTCGTTATCCACGGTTGAAAATCAATATGCCAATGCCAAACTCAATTTAGAGCGCTATGAGCGTTTACTGGCAAAAGATATGGTGTCTAAGTATGAAGTGGAAAACTTGGAGCTTGCTACGACCAATCTTAAGGCAACCGTAGAGATTGCTCGAAAACAGGTCGCTTCTGCCAAGCAAAAACGCCAAGAGGTACAAAATCAGTACCAGTACCTTAACATCAAAGCGCCCAATGAGAGTGTTGTGATTGAAAAGCATATCAAAGAGGGTGAGATGGCACTCTCGGGCGTGACCACCGTGGTGCTTGCCGATTTGAGCGCGCTTAAAGTTACAACGGAGATTGCAGAGAGCTATCTGGGTCGTGTGAAAGTAGGCGATATCGCGCGTGTGGAAGTTCCTTCCATCGGGTGTATTAGTGAAGGAAAAATCGAAGCGATTATCCCTAGTTCCAACCCTATGGCGCACACATTTAAGATGAAACTCTCTTTTACATGTAAAGATGCCAAAGCGTACCCCGGAATGTATGCCGTGGTGAATGTTGGTGAGTAG